CCTCCGACCGATTCCATTCGGGAAAACTCTCATAAGAATGCAAAAATAAGCCAACATAAGACGGAAACGTTTTCATCATTCCGTATAGAAAAAGTATTCAGCATAACATTTGCTAAATGATTGAGAAGTCTTTAAAATTAAGTAATTGTATAGGATATTAAATAAGAAGAAACACATAGTTTTGGATTTACAACAAAGATAAAGTGAGGTCATAACATTGAACAATTCAATTACACCGACATCTCTGATTACGATTTTTGGAGCGACAGGTGATCTAGCAAAACGAAAACTCTATCCGTCTCTTTATCATTTGTTCCGTAAAGGAAAAATTTCAAAGCGTTTTGCCGTAGTGGGTGTGGCACGCAGAGAGTGGTCAAATGAAGAGTTTCAGGAACATGTAAAGACGTCTGTACATAAAGCGGTAGGCAGCAACGAAAACATCGATGAGTTCGTCTCTCATTTCTACTATCAACCAAACGATGTTTCCAACAGCGATTCATATAAGGCGCTTAAGAACCTGTCTGATGAGCTTGACGATACCTACGAATTGGAAGGGAATCGGGTTTTCTATCTGGCGATGGCCCCAGAATTCTTCGGTACAATCACCGAGCAGTTGAAGAATCAAGGGTTGACCGAAACAAACGGTTTCCAGCGCCTTGTAATTGAAAAACCGTTCGGGCATGATCTGCCTTCAGCTGAGAAACTGAACAGTCAAATCCGCGAATCGTTCTCTGAAGATCAAATTTATCGTATCGATCACTATCTCGGTAAAGAGATGGTCCAGAATATCGAAGTGATCCGTTTCGCCAATGCGATGTTTGAACCGCTTTGGAATAACCGCTATATCTCGAACATCCAAGTCACTTCATCAGAAGAACTTGGTGTCGAAGACCGTGGCCGCTATTATGAGAAAAGCGGTGCGCTCAGGGATATGGTCCAAAATCATCTACTTCAAATGGTTGCACTTCTTGCCATGGAACCTCCGATCAAGTTGACAACAGACGAAATCCGCAGTGAAAAAGTGCGCGTATTACGTTCACTTCGTCCTTTTGAGCATGATGAAGTGAAAGACTATTTCGTCCGGGGACAATATGGCGCCGGCAAGTCAGGAAACCAGGATGCGCCTGGCTACCGTGAAGCCGAAAATGTCGATGATCATTCAAATACGGAAACTTATGTAGCCGGGAAACTGATGATTGATAACTTCCGCTGGGCAGGTGTCCCATTCTATATCCGTACGGGTAAAAGAATGGAAACCAAATCGACGAAGATTGTCATTCAATTCAAAGACATCCCAATGAACCTTTATTACAATACAGACAAGCCTTTGGCCCCTAACCTGCTGGTCATCCACATTCAACCTGAAGAAGGGATCACCCTTCATTTAAACGCGAAGAAATCAGGTCAGAATATCGAAACGACACCGGTGAAATTAAACTTTGCCAACAACAGTGTCGATGGAATGAACACGCCGGAAGCGTACGAAAAACTTCTATTAGACTGTCTCCGCGGAGATGCGACGAACTTCACACACTGGGATGAAGTCAAGCTTTCCTGGGCTTTCGTCGACAAGATTTCTGAAGTATGGGAAAACACCCGTGACGGAGAATTCCCGAACTATGAAGCAGGAACAATGGGACCAAAAGCTGCTGACAACTTACTCGCTAAAGACGGCTTCTACTGGTGGCCGATTGAAAATCTAGACGTAGACCAATGCTAAGGAAGGTGTGGAAACAATGAAAATATATGATGTGACAGCTCCAATCTTTAACGGAATGCCCGTGTATAAAAACAAACCTGAAAAACAGCCGACAATTGAAACGAATACAAACGGTCATGTAACTGAATCCCGGATTTCCATGGACGTGCATACCGGTACACACGTAGACGCTCCGCTTCACATGATCAACGATGGAGAAACGATCGAGACGATCGATATCGAGAAACTTGTGAGACCTGTCAAAGTATACGATTTATCGGAAGTGGAAGAAAAGATTTCCTTGAAGGACATTCAAGATTTAGACATTGAAGAAAATGATTTCATTCTCTTTAAAACAAAGAATTCATGGGATACAGAATTCAACTTTGAGTTCATCTACGTTGCAGAAGATGCAGCTGCGTATCTTGCCGAGAAGAACATCTCCGGCGTCGGAATTGATGCGCTCGGTATCGAAAGAGCCCAGGAAGGTCATCCGACCCACCGCAGCCTGATGGGCAGCGGCGTCATCATCATGGAAGGACTTCAATTGAAAGATATTGAAGCCGGTCAATACTTCATGGTTGCCGCACCACTGAAAATTGAGAACACCGATGCATCACCTGCACGGGTACTATTGTTTGATGAAATGATCGGATAATGCAAGAAAGCCGCTCCTAAAAAGGGAGCGGCTTTTCTTTTTCAACACGATAAGCGATTTATTCTACGGACTGATCCTTCATACATGCATCATCGACAAAGGTCTCCATATAATCCCTCCCCCACTCATACATGGCATCCAAAATAGGCATCAAGGTTTCTCCTTGAGCGGTTAGGGAATACTCCACTTTGGGAGGGACGACCGGATACACTTCACGATGGACGATGAAATCTTCTTCCAGTTCCCGCAATTGATTTACCAGCATCCTTTGGGTGATTCCGGGGATAAGGGATTTCAATTCTCCAAACCGTTTCGTCCCTTCCTTGCCCAAATGCCATAATATCAACATCTTCCATTTACCTCCGATAACCGAGAGCGTCAATTCTTTTTCACAATTAAACATTTTGTCTTTCATTCTCGACATCATCATCATCCTCCAAGCTTATCAAAGTCCATAGTATACTTTTTGACACTATGTAAAATTAAAGTGCGTACTATTAATCATATTATATACATTATATACTTGCAATTGTACGGGATGAGGCACCATTTGAATATCTCGTCAGAAGCAACAACTAGAAACGATACAGGAGTGGATCATCAATGGAATTGCAATTAGCTTTAGATTTAGTGAATATCCCGGAAGCCATTGAATTGGTGAAGGAAGTTGAGGAGCATATCGATATCGTTGAAATCGGGACTCCGGTAGTGATTAATGAAGGGCTTCATGCAGTAAAAGCAATGAAGGAAGCATTTCCTGACCTAAAAGTATTGGCAGATCTTAAAATCATGGATGCAGCCGGGTATGAGGTCATGAAGGCATCTGAAGCAGGAGCTGACATCATTACCATTCTAGGTACAGCTGAAGACATGTCTATTAAAGGCGCAGTGGAAGAAGCAAAAAAACAAGGTAAAAAAATCCTTGTGGATATGATAGCAGTAAAAGATCTTGCCGGCCGCGCAAAGGAAGTCGATGCACTTGGTGTAGATTACATCTGTGTTCATACAGGGTACGACCTTCAAGCCGTTGGACAAAACTCTTTCGAAGATCTTCAAACAATCAAAAGTGTTGTGAAGAATGCCAAAACAGCCATTGCCGGCGGAATTAAACTTGATACCTTGCCAGAAGTGGTCAACGTACAACCTGATCTTGTCATTGTCGGTGGAGGCATCACAGGACAAGAAGATAAAAAGGCGACTGCGGCAACTATGCAGGAAATGATTAAAAAAGGTTAAGTTAACGATGATTACGACTCAATATATTCTTAAGATTTTACAAGAATTAAACCGGACAGCAGACGCCATCTCCAATGATGAAACTGAAAGATTGGTAAATGGGATCTTAGAAGCCAATAAAGTTTTTGTAGCAGGGGCTGGAAGGTCTGGATTAATGACCAAATCCTTTGCCATGCGCTTGATGCATATGGGTATCGATGCATATGTGATAGGAGAGACTGTCACTCCTTCTTTTAAAGAAGAAGATATGGTCATCATTGCATCTGGTTCAGGAGAAACGAAGAGCTTGGTATCCATCGCAGATAAAGCGAAAAGCATCGGAGGAAAGATTGCAGCTGTCACGATCTTTCCAGAATCTACAATCGGACAATCAGCAGACATGGTTGTGAGAATCCCAGGTGCTCCCAAAGATCAATCGGCAGGTGACTATCAAACGATACAGCCAATGGGCTCCGCATTCGAACAGTTTTCACTTGTACTGTTTGACTCGATTATACTGAGATGTATGGAGAAGAAAGGTTTGGATACCGCAAATATGTATGGTAACCATGCCAATCTCGAATAGTTGGATGAAGATAAATGAGAAGCTTGAGGACACAATCCTCAAGCTTCTCTTTCGTTCCTCAAAGTAGGCTTTATCAGTTTACAATCGGGATAATCGATGGACGGTGCATAATGGGAGAGCTTCTTCATGAAATAACATGCCTCTGGAAAGTGATGTTCCAAAAAACGGAGTGTCGCATTATTTAATACCTCATCCTTCACATACAGATTCAATACTTCATCCACAAGCGCCGTAAAAGCGACCACCTGTAAGGACACATCGTGGGCAAATCGGATTTGAGCAGGGAAGCCTGGCTGGGTAAAATGCAAGTAACCTTTAAACATATCATTTTTCACCATAAATTGAGAAAACTGAACCATCAAGGCATTTGCCCTTTCAATCACATCAATTTCGGCACTGTCGAGGATATCAACGAGCAAGGCAGCGTGCCCCCTCTGGTCATCGAGCCACATATCCATCAAATCCACAAGCGGGAGTTCAGCGTAACTCTCCCCTTTCGTATAGCTGTTTAATATTCTGAGATACTCCCTGTTTTCTGCCAATGTTCCGTTCAAGTAACTTGGGGACAGATTTAAATTCACCTGATTGAAGAGCCGCAGATGGAGGAGGTGCCCTTCGAACGTATAGTATTGATATGATACTTCCTGCGCCCATTCTGAAAGCTGTATCATCTCAGGTGAGGATTCAGGCAGATCCCCCGGGACCTTCATCAATTCCTTCTCCACATTTTGGAACCACTCTATATAGTATTCTGCCTGATTCACCCACTTCACTTCTGTCGGACTTAAATAATCCCTTACAAAATACGCATGGTCCTTCAGGATCCCCAGCCAGAACTCGTGCTCCTGCCACGGTGTGATTGTTTCAAACCCCATTCCATACAGTCCCTTCTTTTACATTCTATACCTTAACATTATTAAGAAAGTTAAGTCTTCATGCTTAGAATAGAAAAGTGCTGTTTGGAAAAAATAGCACAAACTGCAACTAAATGAGGGTTTGCTATGGGATTACTTTCGTTCATCAAAAAATTAACGCTGAAAGAGGGAATGGCTTCAACAAATGAATCCTCAAAGCTCCCCTCCAATCCACACAGCCAACCAATGGACTTCGGCCATATTGTGGATCAGTTTAAAGATTGTGAGGATTTCAGGCACAGACAATTCAAAGACCTGGAAATTGAGTGCATTTATTTCGATACGCTGGTGGATAAACAAATACTGAATGAAGAATTATTAGAGTGGATCAGTAAAGGCGATTCAACTCCTATTCATCGGCAAATAGATTCTGATGGAATACTTGAAATCAAGTCAAACAAACAGGCAGTGATGGATGTCCTTAACGGTCATATTGTTCTTTTTCTTGATAACAAAGTATTTTCTTTAAGAGCAGATGGTGAGGAAAAAAGGTCTATCGAGGAATCTGAAACAGAATCTGTCATCTTGGGACCACACGAAGCATTCATTGAATCATCCGATGTGAACATCTCCCTCATCCGAAAAAGAGTGAGAAGTTCTCATTTGAAAACGGTGAGCTTAAGTGCCGGAGAAATTACGAAAACATCCATCACATTATTATATATAGAAGATATTGCGCCCATAGAAGAATTGAAAGACCTAAAGGAGCGGATCAACAAGATTGAGTACACTGGTATTTTGGATACCAATATCCTTGTTCAGATGATAGATGATCAACCAGTATCTCCTTTCCCGCAGTTTTTCACAACAGAAAGACCGGATGTCTGCGCCTCGAAATTATTAGCAGGCAGGATCATCGGAATTGTAGAGGGCAGCCCTTATGTGTTTTGTGCCCCTGTCAGCTTTTTTGATTTTTTCCAGTCAGTGGATGATTACAGTCAGCGGTGGATAACCGGCACTTTTATTCGGCTGCTCAGGTTACTCGCCCTCGTCATTACGCTTGCGTTTACAGCAAGCTACGTATCCATCACCACCTACCATTATGAAATGGTTCCACAGGAGTTATTGCCAAGCCTGATAGAATCGCGAAGCAAAGTACCCTTCCCCCCTCTGATTGAGGCGATATTTCTTGAGTTGGTCATTGAGCTTCTAAGGGAGGCTGGGGCACGTCTCCCAACTAAAATCGGGCAAACAATCGGCATTGTAGGTGGGATTGTAATCGGACAGGCGGCTGTTGAAGCAGGTATTACAAGTAATATTTTAATCATTGCAGTTGCGGTTTCAGCCATCTCATCCTTTGTGATCCCCAGTTATGTGATGAGTGCATCCATCCGGATCGTCCGCTTTTCTTTTATCCTGCTGGCGGGTTTTTGGGGGAACATGGGATTGGTGTTCGGACTGGGTTTGTTGGTCATTCACTTGTCTACTTTAACATCACTGAAAACACCTTATATGATCCCTTTTTCTCCGACTTTTTTTAATGATTGGCTGGACACAATCATCAGGGCGCCTTTCATGATGATCAAAGATCGCCCTGAGCAGGTCAGAACATCCAATGAAGATATTAACAAGATGAAGAAGTAGGCGATTTACTATGAAGGAAAAACTCCATCCATTTCAATTGGCACTGCTAATATATATGATTCAATCGGGCATCACCCTGTTCAGCATTCCGAGACTATCCGCCGAAGCATTCGGGACCAATGGATGGATTGGGATCGTCGTCATTTGTGTGATTGTCACCTTAAACATTTTGTTAATCAGTTTGGTAAACAAGTGGGGGGAAGGTCAATCAATCTTTGTCATCATTGAGAATGTGATCCCAAAATGGTTGGCAATCCCTTTTTATTTGACGGTGAGTATCATTTTCACCCTTCTCGCAACCATGGTGACAAAAAAGTACATTTTACTTCTTAAGATGTTATTTTTCCGTGATACCCCTTCGATTATATTTGTAGGCATGTTTTTTCTCATGAGCTTTCTCTTATTAAAGGGATGCATCTATGAAATCGGAAAGGCGACCGTCCTGTTATTTTTCCTGACCATATGGACGATGCTTTTACTGACCTTCCATCTATCAGAATTCAGTTTTACCCGGATGACAATGTTTTTGATGGAAGGGAAAAAAGATCTTTTGTCAGGAGGGTTGAGTGTATATTCAGCGTTTTTAGGCTACGAGCTAAGCTTATTTCTCATCCCCCATGTTCAGAAGAATTTCACAAAGGGTGTCATTTTGGGAAATGGCATTACATCGTTCATTTATATCACCGTAAGTTTTGTGTGCTATGGATTCTTCGGTTATAAGTATATACTGAATGATTTATACCCTGTCATTACCTTGATTGAATATGTGAAATTTCCATTTGTAGAGAGGGTTGAAAATCTGATCTTTACACTGTTCGCTTTAAAAGTATTGATTACCGTCGTCATGTATTTATGGGCGAGCAAGGAATTGGTATCTCACTCATTTCAGAAGCTGAAACCTGACTTTATCAGTTTGTTATTGTTAACGGTCGGTGCGCTTCTATCTTTCATCCCGGAAATCAGCCGGGAAGTGGATGAATGGCTAAAGTGGCTGACGTATATAGATACAGCCATCGCAATTGCTCTTCCAATTTTCTTATTGGTATTAATAGGGCTTAATAAGGTCAAAGAAAGGAACGTAACGTCATGAAACCTTTGAGGTATCTGTTCATAGCCATGATATGCCTGATGCTTGGCTGTGAAAGGAATGTCATTGATAAACTGGGGATGTTGGATGCGATTGGTTATGACCTGTCTGAAGATCAGGAGCTTCCACTGATGGTTACAGCTAACTATCCAAATGTAACGAAACAAGGTGTCTATCAAAATAAAATACTGACGGTTAACGCAAAATCAAGCAAAGATTCGAGAATACGGCTCAACCATCGTTCAAATCTTAAACTTGTCAGTGGCCAAATCACCGTTGCCCTATTCGGAAGCGAACTGGCAAAAGTCGGTGTTCAGGATATTATCGATACCTATATGCGGGATCCGAGTCTCGGACCGAGAGTATATTTTGCGGTCACAGAAGGACCAGCAAAGGAAATACTGGACTTTAAACCGATTGAAGGGACAAACAGCTCACTGTATTTACGTACCTTCATTGAAAAGCTTGACGATGAAAATGAGCGGATCAACTATAATACATATCAATTTATCAGAGATTATTACGATGACGGAATTGATCCGATTATGCCCTACTACAAATTAAGGAGTGATAATATCAGCTTAGATGGATATGCCCTCTTTAAAGATGACCGATTTGTTCACCATCTCTCCCCCACCTTATCAGGCATTTTATTTACTTTACGTAAAAACACACCAAGGGGGACATTCAGCTTTGAGATTGCGCCCCCGGATGACACACATGTGTTCTCTAATCAATTGATGTTTGACTACGTCAAAAAAGATTGGGATATAGATATAGCATTCAACAACCATATACCCAAGACTGTTAAAATCTCCATCGAGCTCAACGGAAGCATGCTCGAATATACGAATGATGAACTGACAGATTCAAAGAAAACGCAAATGAAGTTAGAAAAGAAGATCAATGCTTATATGGAAAAGAAATCGGAGGAATTCCTGGAATTGACACAGCAACTAAAGGTGGACCCCGTCGGGATCGGTGGATACGTTCGGAACAAACTTTCTTATGAGGATTGGAATCATCTGAACTGGGAAGAAGTCTATCCTGAAATCGATTTTGATGTGACCATTCAAATGAAATTTGTGAATACCGGGCAGACAAAATAATGGATCGGGAGCAACAGAATGTGAGCTCCCGTCACCTTAAGATCATACCAGGCAAATGAGTTAATCCTATCTTAGGATTCTTCTGCTTGGGATTCTTAAGCGTGAATAAGTTCCACTAATTATGTTTACTATCCAAGGTCTCCCCTTTTACCATCAACCTCATTTCTCTGTCACCAGCCTCCTCGCCTATCGCTTCAAAGCCGATTTTTTCGTATACACGGATGGCAGGCGTATTTCTAATATCTACATACAGGCGGACCTCATCTATTTGTTGGTTGTAATGTGAAAGGCCAAACTCGAGCCCTTTCCGGACAAAGTCGAGCCCCAATCCTTTCCCTGTTAAAGAAGGATTTAAAGCAAGCCCTATATACAAGATTCTGCTGTCAATACTGTATTCGAACAAACCGACAGCTTCATTGCGGGACATCACAACAAAACCTTCACATCCACCTGGACCAATCAACCTGCCTGTTTCTTCGAATGAATGAAAGTACGGCTTCATGGAAACTTGTTCAATGAAATCATCATAATTCCATGAATCAATTAATTTAACATCTCTCATGCTAATCGGTTGGAACATCCATTCCATTTCCCATCCTCCTCTACAAATGATGATCATGTCCATTGCAAACAACAGCACCGTCGACTTAATGAACAATTTCAGATAAATAAAAAAATCCGGACGATCATCCGATTTCAGAATTCGAATGCGTCCGGATTTTGGGTTAAGCAGAAGACTTTGTTACAACTGTCTTCTCTTTCATTGAATTACTTCATCCACTCGGTATGGAAGATGCCTTCTTTATCGACACGCTCATACGTATGGGCACCGAAGTAATCACGCTGGGCCTGGATCAGGTTCGCAGGAAGCGTTGCTGTACGGTAGCTGTCGTAATAAGATAATGCCGCAGAGAAGCCAGGCACCGGCACACCGTTTTGTACGGCCACACTGATGACTTCGCGAAGGGCATACTGATAGCTTTCAACGATTTCTTTAAAATACGGGTCCAATAAAAGATTCGAAAGCTGCGCTTCACGGTCATACGCTTCTTTGATTTTCTGCAGGAATTGAGCACGGATGATGCATCCCCCGCGAAAGATCATGGCGATATCTCCGTACTGCAGATCCCAGTTGTACTCATCGGAAGCTGAGCGCATTTGGGCGAACCCTTGTGCATATGAACAAATCTTACTCATGTAAAGGGCTTTACGGATTGATTCGATCAACGCTTGTTTATCACCCTGGAATGCTTTTGTTTCCGGTCCATTCAGCACTTTGCTTGCCTTCACGCGCTCATCCTTGATGGAAGAGATGAAACGGGCAAATACCGACTCTGTAATGATCGGCAGTGAAACGCCAAGATCCAATGCACTTTGGCTCGTCCACTTCCCGGTACCCTTCTGCCCTGCTTTATCAAGGATCACATCGACCATCGGCTTCCCGGTTTCCTCGTCTTTCTTCGTAAAGATATCCGCGGTGATTTCAATCAGATAACTGTCCAGTTCACCTTTATTCCAATCGGCAAACACTTCATGAAGCTCCTCCGCACTCAGTCCAAGCACATTCTTCATCAGGAAGTACGATTCTGCAATCAGCTGCATGTCACCGTACTCGATTCCGTTGTGCACCATTTTCACATAGTGTCCTGCCCCGTCCGGACCGATATAAGTTGTGCACGCATCACCATCCACTTTTGCCGCAATGTCTTTCAAGATCGGCGCAACAAGGTCATAAGCTTCTTTCTGACCGCCAGGCATGATGGAAGGGCCTGTAAGCGCTCCTTCTTCTCCGCCGGACACACCGGTTCCAATGAAATGGATACCCAGTTCACTCAACTCTTGATTACGACGACGGGTATCTTCGAAGAACGTATTCCCCCCATCGATCAGGATATCCCCTTTTTCAAGATGAGGCTTCAACTGATCGATCGTTGCATCGGTCGCCTTCCCAGCCTTCACCATCAGCAAAATTTTGCGGGGTTTTTCTAATGATTGAACAAATTCTTCGATTGTATATGTAGGCGCTACATTCTTGCCTTTTGATTCGTTGATCATTTCATCCGTCTTTTCACGGGAACGATTATATACAGAAACAGAATAACCTCTGCTTTCAATATTCCATGCTAAATTTTTTCCCATTACGGCTAAACCGATTACACCAATTTCTTGAGACATACTTGTCAACTTCCTTTCACCATTGTAATAATCGTTTCTTCACCCTCTGGCGCCTGAAATATTGGTTTCAGAGGAATGAAAGAAACATGCCATTTCACTAAAACCTAATATTTCATACTCCTATTCAATCTAACAAGAACAAGATCATGATGCAAATATTCAGTCTTATAAGGCAATCATCTTACTTAAGTTGTCCGATTATTAACAAGTCATTCCCGCAAAAAGTCTTTATTGAAGCTAGTATCCTGTTTCGGGTCAAATGATTTCTTTTTATTTTTCCCTTTTATCCCCTGAGAGATCGAGTCTTTTCCAAACTTCTCCTGCAGCTGGGATAAGACGTTATAAAGAGGCTCTTTTTCCGCTGCTTTTTTGTAAGAAAAAAGATCGAGCTGCTCGGTGGCTTCGCTTTTTTCAACAACGTCTTGTGCGGTGACACCGAGAAGCCTGACCGGGTCTCCATTCCAATGCTTCAACAATAAATCCTTTGCAAAGTAAACAAGGTCTTCTTTTTTGTCGATCGGATTTTCAAGCTTCTTGCTCCGGGTGATCGTTTTCCTGAATTTATCCCTGATCATGAGCTGAATCGTCATCGCCAGCACATCTTTTTGTTTAAGGCGTGACGACACTTTTTCACACAGCTTTTCTATGACACCGACCAGCTCCTGCTGATTCGTCGTATCCATTGGCAGGGTGGTCGAGTTCCCCACGCTCTTATAGTCATAAATCGAATCAGGGTCAACGTTGCGCCTGTCGACCCCATTTGCCCGCTCTTTGAGGCGGAGGCCGTTGATGCCAAGGAGGGATTTCAGTTGAATGTCATTTGCATGGGCAAGGTCACGGCAAGTTTGAATCCCGACACCATTCAGCTTTTCGGCAGTCTTCTGGCCGATCCCGTGCATTTCAATCACAGGAAGCGGCCAAAGCTTGGCAGGGATATCTCGTTTGCGCAAAACGGTGATGCCCATCGGTTTTTTCATATCGGAGGCGGTCTTCGCCAGAAATTTATTCGGTGCAATCCCGATGCTGCAAGGGAGATCGAGCTGTCTTTCTATTTGGTTTTGTATATCTGAGGCTATTTGCAAGGGGGACCCTTTTTCAAAGGAATCAGTAATATCCATATAGCCTTCGTCGATCGAAACAGGTTCGACTAGATCAGAATATTGTCTGAGGATATCAAAGATCCCTTTTGAGGCCGCGCGGTACCGGTCAAAATTCGGTGTCATGATCATCAGGTCGGGACACAGTTTTTTTGCTTCCCAAAGAGGCATGGTCGTCTTCACACCGAAGCGCCTTGCTTCATAAGAACATGTGACGATGATGCCTTTTCTTTCTTTTGGGTTCCCTGCTATTGCCAAGGGCTTCCCCCGCAGTGCGGGATCATATGCCATCTCAACAGAAGCATAGAAGCTGTTCATGTCTACATGAAGGATCACTCGTCCATTTTTGGGGTAATGTGGGTTCATTTACAATCGCGTCTTTCTTTGTCTAGTTTTGATGGGCCTTCTGTTCTTTCACATACTCCTGTATCTCTTTCATACCTTCTAAGCTTTCCACTAAAACATCCGGGTCAATCTGGGTGATCAGCGCATCGTCGAGATTGATGACGCCTGCAAAATAGTTCGTCTTAGAGTATGCGAATAAACCGACATTCGTCATCGAGTCTGCCGGTACTTCAAGGATTTCTTTTGCTTCCTTCACAACAAGCCCGATTTGCATCGCCTTCGTTTGAATGACGATGAGGAACATTCCTTCCTCCCCGATGGCAGATGTGTTGTACAGGATATTTCCTAAATCGAGAACCGGGATCAATTCTCCTCTCACCTTTACCAGGCCAAGGACAAAGGACGGCAAGTGTGGAATAGATCTTACTTCCTCCAATTTTTCTATTGATACCACATTCTCAATCGGCAGCGCATATTCTTCTTTACCAGCATGAAACACAACCACTTTCGACATTATTCAACGTCCCCTCTCAAACTTCTAATATGTATAATACTAATGTACCATATTT
The nucleotide sequence above comes from Bacillus sp. KH172YL63. Encoded proteins:
- a CDS encoding spore germination protein, producing the protein MGLLSFIKKLTLKEGMASTNESSKLPSNPHSQPMDFGHIVDQFKDCEDFRHRQFKDLEIECIYFDTLVDKQILNEELLEWISKGDSTPIHRQIDSDGILEIKSNKQAVMDVLNGHIVLFLDNKVFSLRADGEEKRSIEESETESVILGPHEAFIESSDVNISLIRKRVRSSHLKTVSLSAGEITKTSITLLYIEDIAPIEELKDLKERINKIEYTGILDTNILVQMIDDQPVSPFPQFFTTERPDVCASKLLAGRIIGIVEGSPYVFCAPVSFFDFFQSVDDYSQRWITGTFIRLLRLLALVITLAFTASYVSITTYHYEMVPQELLPSLIESRSKVPFPPLIEAIFLELVIELLREAGARLPTKIGQTIGIVGGIVIGQAAVEAGITSNILIIAVAVSAISSFVIPSYVMSASIRIVRFSFILLAGFWGNMGLVFGLGLLVIHLSTLTSLKTPYMIPFSPTFFNDWLDTIIRAPFMMIKDRPEQVRTSNEDINKMKK
- the hxlA gene encoding 3-hexulose-6-phosphate synthase, producing the protein MELQLALDLVNIPEAIELVKEVEEHIDIVEIGTPVVINEGLHAVKAMKEAFPDLKVLADLKIMDAAGYEVMKASEAGADIITILGTAEDMSIKGAVEEAKKQGKKILVDMIAVKDLAGRAKEVDALGVDYICVHTGYDLQAVGQNSFEDLQTIKSVVKNAKTAIAGGIKLDTLPEVVNVQPDLVIVGGGITGQEDKKATAATMQEMIKKG
- a CDS encoding cyclase family protein; amino-acid sequence: MKIYDVTAPIFNGMPVYKNKPEKQPTIETNTNGHVTESRISMDVHTGTHVDAPLHMINDGETIETIDIEKLVRPVKVYDLSEVEEKISLKDIQDLDIEENDFILFKTKNSWDTEFNFEFIYVAEDAAAYLAEKNISGVGIDALGIERAQEGHPTHRSLMGSGVIIMEGLQLKDIEAGQYFMVAAPLKIENTDASPARVLLFDEMIG
- a CDS encoding GerAB/ArcD/ProY family transporter → MKEKLHPFQLALLIYMIQSGITLFSIPRLSAEAFGTNGWIGIVVICVIVTLNILLISLVNKWGEGQSIFVIIENVIPKWLAIPFYLTVSIIFTLLATMVTKKYILLLKMLFFRDTPSIIFVGMFFLMSFLLLKGCIYEIGKATVLLFFLTIWTMLLLTFHLSEFSFTRMTMFLMEGKKDLLSGGLSVYSAFLGYELSLFLIPHVQKNFTKGVILGNGITSFIYITVSFVCYGFFGYKYILNDLYPVITLIEYVKFPFVERVENLIFTLFALKVLITVVMYLWASKELVSHSFQKLKPDFISLLLLTVGALLSFIPEISREVDEWLKWLTYIDTAIAIALPIFLLVLIGLNKVKERNVTS
- the zwf gene encoding glucose-6-phosphate dehydrogenase codes for the protein MNNSITPTSLITIFGATGDLAKRKLYPSLYHLFRKGKISKRFAVVGVARREWSNEEFQEHVKTSVHKAVGSNENIDEFVSHFYYQPNDVSNSDSYKALKNLSDELDDTYELEGNRVFYLAMAPEFFGTITEQLKNQGLTETNGFQRLVIEKPFGHDLPSAEKLNSQIRESFSEDQIYRIDHYLGKEMVQNIEVIRFANAMFEPLWNNRYISNIQVTSSEELGVEDRGRYYEKSGALRDMVQNHLLQMVALLAMEPPIKLTTDEIRSEKVRVLRSLRPFEHDEVKDYFVRGQYGAGKSGNQDAPGYREAENVDDHSNTETYVAGKLMIDNFRWAGVPFYIRTGKRMETKSTKIVIQFKDIPMNLYYNTDKPLAPNLLVIHIQPEEGITLHLNAKKSGQNIETTPVKLNFANNSVDGMNTPEAYEKLLLDCLRGDATNFTHWDEVKLSWAFVDKISEVWENTRDGEFPNYEAGTMGPKAADNLLAKDGFYWWPIENLDVDQC
- the hxlB gene encoding 6-phospho-3-hexuloisomerase produces the protein MITTQYILKILQELNRTADAISNDETERLVNGILEANKVFVAGAGRSGLMTKSFAMRLMHMGIDAYVIGETVTPSFKEEDMVIIASGSGETKSLVSIADKAKSIGGKIAAVTIFPESTIGQSADMVVRIPGAPKDQSAGDYQTIQPMGSAFEQFSLVLFDSIILRCMEKKGLDTANMYGNHANLE
- a CDS encoding DUF2935 domain-containing protein; protein product: MGFETITPWQEHEFWLGILKDHAYFVRDYLSPTEVKWVNQAEYYIEWFQNVEKELMKVPGDLPESSPEMIQLSEWAQEVSYQYYTFEGHLLHLRLFNQVNLNLSPSYLNGTLAENREYLRILNSYTKGESYAELPLVDLMDMWLDDQRGHAALLVDILDSAEIDVIERANALMVQFSQFMVKNDMFKGYLHFTQPGFPAQIRFAHDVSLQVVAFTALVDEVLNLYVKDEVLNNATLRFLEHHFPEACYFMKKLSHYAPSIDYPDCKLIKPTLRNEREA
- a CDS encoding winged helix-turn-helix transcriptional regulator codes for the protein MSRMKDKMFNCEKELTLSVIGGKWKMLILWHLGKEGTKRFGELKSLIPGITQRMLVNQLRELEEDFIVHREVYPVVPPKVEYSLTAQGETLMPILDAMYEWGRDYMETFVDDACMKDQSVE